The Lichenihabitans psoromatis genome contains a region encoding:
- a CDS encoding porin, protein MKLFKQILLTSAVGLAGIAGAQAADLPFRKAAPVEYVRVCDWTGAGYFYIPGTDTCLKVGGIIRAEYAYIQNNSAFFPSPGVSTVAAPRANGTFIPGRSRDASGFFARGRIDADARTQTAYGTLRTYVRFQIDRLQGNYSGGGVAGGQNSFANQGGNNAYLDKGFIQFAGFTAGRVQSFFDFYADNYNFEGIANSDESNNVFAYTATFGGGFSATISVEDRNGRNLSQNIGNIAFGNGAINPAAGLNGLAGANAVYAGETIPDVVGVLRVDQAWGAAQISAAYHDVNTVAGPLGNVAIANQFANSTTEGFAVQGGVQIKLPMLAAGDDLWIEGGYQEGAYLYQDSSNYLNAGFNSLALGGFQHIDRDAVAIGNGAGGYTLQKGSGFHVMGALHHYFTPQFHDVLFGSYETIGYGNIVKNIDWTRGGIGDASEFRVGNQFIFTPVHDLNFGVEVIYMRIDQTLAHELGQVATALPVGVKKNPDAFEARLRVERDF, encoded by the coding sequence ATGAAATTGTTCAAGCAAATCCTTCTCACGTCGGCCGTTGGCCTTGCTGGCATTGCTGGCGCGCAGGCTGCTGATTTGCCGTTTCGGAAGGCTGCCCCGGTCGAATACGTTCGCGTTTGCGACTGGACCGGCGCTGGCTACTTCTACATCCCGGGCACCGACACCTGCTTGAAGGTCGGCGGCATCATCCGCGCCGAATATGCTTACATCCAGAACAACTCGGCCTTCTTCCCGAGCCCGGGCGTCAGCACGGTTGCGGCTCCGCGCGCCAACGGCACGTTCATCCCGGGCCGTAGCCGTGACGCAAGCGGCTTCTTCGCTCGCGGTCGTATCGATGCCGACGCTCGCACGCAGACCGCCTATGGCACGCTGCGTACCTACGTCCGCTTCCAGATCGATCGTCTGCAGGGCAACTACTCGGGCGGCGGTGTCGCTGGTGGTCAGAACTCCTTCGCCAACCAGGGCGGCAACAACGCCTACCTCGACAAGGGCTTCATCCAGTTCGCTGGGTTCACGGCCGGTCGCGTTCAGTCGTTCTTCGACTTCTACGCCGACAACTACAACTTCGAAGGCATCGCCAACTCCGACGAAAGCAACAACGTCTTCGCTTACACCGCGACGTTCGGTGGCGGCTTCTCGGCAACGATCTCGGTCGAAGACCGCAACGGTCGTAACCTCAGCCAGAACATCGGCAACATCGCGTTCGGCAACGGCGCCATCAACCCGGCTGCCGGCCTCAACGGTCTGGCTGGCGCGAACGCCGTCTACGCTGGCGAGACGATCCCGGATGTGGTCGGTGTCCTGCGCGTCGATCAGGCTTGGGGTGCGGCTCAGATCTCGGCTGCCTACCATGACGTGAACACGGTTGCGGGTCCGCTCGGCAACGTGGCGATCGCCAACCAGTTCGCTAACTCGACCACGGAAGGCTTCGCGGTTCAGGGCGGCGTGCAGATCAAGCTGCCGATGCTGGCTGCTGGCGACGATCTGTGGATCGAAGGCGGCTACCAGGAAGGCGCTTACCTCTACCAGGATTCCTCGAACTACCTGAACGCCGGCTTCAACTCGCTCGCGCTCGGCGGCTTCCAGCACATCGACCGTGACGCTGTCGCGATCGGCAACGGCGCTGGCGGCTACACCCTCCAGAAGGGTTCGGGCTTCCACGTCATGGGCGCCTTGCACCACTACTTCACGCCCCAGTTCCACGACGTTCTGTTCGGTTCGTACGAGACGATCGGCTACGGCAACATCGTCAAGAACATCGACTGGACCCGTGGCGGTATCGGCGACGCATCGGAATTCCGCGTCGGCAACCAGTTCATCTTCACCCCGGTTCACGACCTGAACTTCGGCGTGGAAGTGATCTACATGCGCATCGACCAGACCTTGGCTCACGAACTCGGCCAGGTCGCGACCGCTCTGCCGGTCGGCGTCAAGAAGAACCCCGATGCCTTCGAGGCTCGCCTCCGCGTCGAGCGCGACTTCTAA
- a CDS encoding ABC transporter ATP-binding protein, whose protein sequence is MIEALSTVLSRVRERAGPFRHLVSLFRLAWTASPSLATASMVLRLLRAILPVLGLFVGKLIIDGVVAQSRLPSLGDNPFVWFQSGRLDGLLVLLGLEFGLAIASTALGRASGLADSLLSERYSNLASVRLMDHAATLDLEQLESSAEQDRLDRARRQVTGRTALLSQLFAQAQDVLTVLSLAAGLVAYAPWLIALLCLALIPGFLGEKHFNAQSYRLDYFRTPERRQLDYLRYLGSSTETAKEIKLFGLSGFLAERFGRFADAMYAENSGLAVRRAAWGVLFAGLGSLAYYLAYFVIVWRTVSGHFSLGDLTFLAGSFLRLRGLLEGLLLGFSQIAGQVLHLADLFSFFELRPGIVSAPAALPVPRPLRTGFRFEDVGYRYAGSETWAVRHLDLTLASGEVLALVGQNGAGKTTIVKLLARLYDPTEGRILLDGVDLRDYDLAELRARIGVIFQDFVRFHFTAGENIGVGRIDALEDRDRIEAAASRSLADQLVGRLPMRYDQPLGRRFNNGVDLSGGEWQKIAIARAYMREADVLILDEPTAALDARAEYEVFERFRDLSHGRTAVLISHRFSTVRMADRIVVLGGGRVIESGSHAALVAAGGAYAELFDLQASGYR, encoded by the coding sequence ATGATCGAAGCGCTCAGTACGGTTCTCAGCCGAGTTCGCGAGCGAGCCGGGCCCTTTCGTCACCTCGTTTCGCTCTTTCGTCTCGCCTGGACCGCAAGCCCATCGCTGGCGACGGCCAGCATGGTGCTTCGCTTGTTGCGAGCCATCCTGCCGGTCCTCGGGCTTTTCGTGGGTAAACTCATCATCGATGGCGTGGTGGCACAGTCCCGTCTGCCGTCGTTGGGCGATAATCCGTTTGTCTGGTTCCAATCCGGACGGCTCGATGGGCTGCTGGTTCTGCTCGGTCTCGAATTCGGTCTCGCGATCGCATCGACGGCGCTTGGTCGAGCGAGCGGCTTGGCCGACAGCCTTCTGTCCGAGCGCTACAGCAATCTGGCCAGCGTCCGTCTCATGGATCATGCCGCGACGCTCGATCTCGAGCAGTTGGAGAGCAGCGCCGAGCAGGACAGGCTCGATCGGGCGCGCCGACAGGTCACCGGCCGAACCGCGCTTCTGTCACAGCTCTTCGCGCAAGCGCAGGACGTTCTCACGGTCTTGTCGCTCGCGGCCGGATTGGTGGCCTATGCGCCCTGGCTGATCGCGCTCTTGTGCCTGGCGCTCATCCCCGGCTTTTTGGGCGAAAAGCATTTTAACGCGCAGAGCTATCGGCTCGACTACTTTCGGACTCCGGAACGTCGACAGCTCGACTACCTGCGCTATCTCGGGTCCAGCACCGAAACCGCCAAGGAGATCAAACTCTTCGGTCTGAGTGGCTTCCTGGCCGAGCGGTTTGGACGTTTCGCCGATGCGATGTATGCGGAAAATAGTGGCCTGGCGGTCCGTCGGGCCGCTTGGGGCGTGCTCTTCGCCGGCCTTGGCTCGCTCGCTTATTACCTCGCCTATTTCGTCATCGTTTGGCGAACAGTGTCGGGTCACTTCAGCCTCGGCGATCTCACGTTTCTGGCGGGCTCCTTCTTGCGTTTACGGGGGCTTCTCGAAGGCTTGTTGCTCGGTTTCTCCCAGATCGCGGGGCAGGTGCTTCACCTGGCCGACCTGTTTTCCTTCTTCGAGCTTCGCCCCGGCATCGTATCGGCGCCGGCCGCCCTCCCGGTACCGCGTCCGCTTCGTACCGGCTTTCGCTTCGAAGATGTCGGCTACCGCTACGCCGGATCGGAGACCTGGGCTGTGCGGCATCTCGATCTTACCTTGGCGAGCGGCGAGGTTCTGGCGCTCGTCGGCCAAAACGGAGCCGGGAAGACCACGATCGTCAAGCTGCTGGCCCGTCTCTACGATCCCACCGAAGGGCGTATTCTGCTCGATGGCGTCGATCTGCGGGACTATGATCTCGCCGAGCTTCGGGCTCGCATCGGCGTCATCTTTCAAGACTTCGTCCGCTTCCATTTCACCGCGGGCGAGAATATCGGGGTCGGGCGGATCGATGCGCTCGAGGATCGGGACCGGATCGAGGCGGCAGCCTCGCGCAGTCTCGCCGACCAACTCGTCGGGCGCTTGCCCATGCGCTACGATCAGCCTCTCGGGCGGCGGTTCAACAACGGCGTCGATCTGTCGGGTGGCGAATGGCAGAAGATCGCCATTGCTCGCGCCTATATGCGCGAGGCCGATGTCCTCATTCTCGATGAGCCCACCGCCGCTCTCGATGCGCGTGCCGAATATGAGGTCTTCGAGCGGTTTCGCGACCTCAGTCACGGGCGAACCGCCGTCTTGATTTCGCACCGCTTTTCGACCGTCCGGATGGCGGATCGGATCGTCGTGCTGGGTGGTGGCCGCGTCATCGAAAGCGGCAGCCATGCGGCCTTGGTGGCGGCCGGAGGCGCCTATGCCGAACTTTTCGACCTTCAGGCCTCCGGCTATCGCTGA
- a CDS encoding aldo/keto reductase — protein sequence MRYNQLGRTGLFVSELCLGTMTFGGTGEVWSKIGSLQQQEAETIVKTALDHGINFIDTADVYSAGLSEEITGQALHNLKVPRHDVVLATKVFGPTGDGPNTRGNSRTHILEGVKASLKRLQTDYIDLYQIHGFDPATPIEETMRALDILVQHGHVRYIGVSNWAAWQIAKALGIAERLNLARFETLQAYYTVAARDLERELVPMMASEGMGLMVWSPLAGGLLSGKYGRDQNGEQGSRRQSFDFPPVNRDKAYDVIDAMRPIAEAKGVSVAQIALAWLLHQRQVMSVIIGAKRVDQLEDNLAATKVSFDATELEVLGKVSALPPEYPGWMFERQGEFRRKQVAESHRLTTI from the coding sequence ATGCGCTATAATCAATTGGGCCGCACCGGCCTCTTCGTCTCGGAACTCTGCCTCGGCACCATGACGTTCGGCGGGACAGGAGAGGTCTGGAGCAAAATCGGCTCTCTGCAGCAGCAGGAAGCCGAAACGATCGTCAAGACGGCGCTCGATCACGGGATCAATTTCATCGATACGGCGGACGTTTACTCGGCCGGGCTGTCGGAAGAGATTACCGGACAGGCGTTGCATAATCTGAAGGTGCCGCGTCACGACGTCGTTCTGGCCACCAAGGTCTTCGGTCCGACCGGTGACGGGCCCAACACACGCGGCAATTCCCGCACGCATATTCTCGAGGGCGTGAAGGCCAGCCTCAAGCGCCTGCAGACCGACTATATCGATCTCTATCAGATCCATGGCTTCGATCCGGCAACCCCGATCGAGGAGACCATGCGGGCGCTCGACATCCTGGTGCAGCATGGTCACGTGCGTTACATCGGCGTGTCCAACTGGGCGGCTTGGCAGATCGCCAAGGCGCTCGGCATCGCGGAGCGGCTCAACCTCGCGCGTTTCGAGACGCTGCAAGCCTATTACACGGTTGCGGCGCGTGATCTCGAGCGTGAACTGGTGCCGATGATGGCGTCCGAGGGGATGGGCCTGATGGTCTGGAGCCCGCTGGCTGGTGGCCTGCTGTCCGGCAAATATGGCCGCGACCAGAATGGCGAGCAAGGCAGCCGCCGGCAGAGTTTCGACTTTCCGCCCGTCAACCGCGACAAGGCCTACGACGTGATCGACGCCATGCGGCCGATCGCCGAGGCGAAAGGCGTCTCGGTAGCGCAGATCGCTCTGGCGTGGTTGCTGCACCAACGCCAGGTTATGAGCGTGATCATCGGCGCCAAGCGCGTCGATCAACTTGAGGATAATCTGGCGGCCACAAAGGTCTCTTTCGACGCGACGGAGCTCGAGGTTCTGGGCAAGGTCAGCGCGCTGCCACCGGAATATCCGGGCTGGATGTTTGAACGGCAGGGCGAGTTTCGCCGCAAGCAGGTGGCGGAGAGTCATCGGCTGACGACAATCTAA